In Porites lutea chromosome 9, jaPorLute2.1, whole genome shotgun sequence, a single window of DNA contains:
- the LOC140949037 gene encoding QRFP-like peptide receptor, producing the protein MELSDADVSIVTVLYAFTMLAAIVGNSFLIYIVWKKPEVRSLTSSMFVNMAIADLLVALFMMPLSIVDAHTESKWKVPGLPGDIICRSYILISYATLIASTLCLVFIAIDRYCAIVCPLSVHSVWFRKAKFVTPLIWVMSIALMAIMPVIYKLDYEYCEIDPDVLGQNATFRGVYLYIFFITYIIPLAIICPL; encoded by the coding sequence ATGGAACTGAGCGATGCAGACGTGAGCATTGTAACCGTACTGTACGCCTTTACGATGCTTGCAGCTATTGTGGGCAACTCTTTTCTGATATATATCGTGTGGAAAAAACCTGAGGTACGGTCACTGACAAGTTCTATGTTCGTCAACATGGCCATAGCCGATCTATTGGTGGCCCTGTTCATGATGCCTCTTTCCATTGTCGACGCTCACACGGAAAGTAAGTGGAAGGTACCTGGGTTGCCTGGTGACATCATCTGCAGGAGCTATATTCTAATTTCCTATGCCACCCTCATTGCGTCTACCCTCTGCCTGGTTTTTATAGCGATCGACAGGTACTGCGCCATTGTCTGTCCTCTGTCGGTCCACTCTGTGTGGTTCAGAAAGGCGAAATTTGTCACACCTTTGATCTGGGTTATGTCAATCGCTCTAATGGCTATCATGCCTGTCATCTACAAATTAGATTATGAATACTGCGAAATTGACCCGGATGTTTTGGGCCAGAACGCGACATTTCGTGGTGTTTACCTCTACATTTTCTTCATCACCTACATAATTCCTCTGGCCATCATATGTCCGCTGTAG